From a region of the Saccharomyces paradoxus chromosome IV, complete sequence genome:
- the SHR3 gene encoding Shr3p (Endoplasmic reticulum packaging chaperone~similar to YDL212W), which yields MFSYSDFCSIGTAMILSATTFLMGVFFSNMPYDYHLLFNPNATQEHFDLALRHYQILHETPFPVIVTLCVVAGIGLIGGTIKVFKPNPELQMFEYCSLGLYVLAICVFLTNVKTGIDCSVSHKWGEVTENQGLAVIASSNIILLVMFSGVIILQIGLWYSNWDLQKRLKKFYAEEEREAANAGKKAEKAESVKKNENKSKGAQKRKNAKK from the coding sequence ATGTTCTCATATTCAGATTTCTGTTCAATTGGTACGGCCATGATATTGTCGGCCACCACGTTCCTAATGGGTGTTTTCTTCAGCAACATGCCATACGATTATCATCTTTTATTCAATCCTAACGCCACTCAAGAGCATTTCGATTTGGCTTTGAGACACTATCAAATCTTACATGAGACTCCATTCCCGGTGATTGTTACTTTATGCGTTGTTGCCGGAATTGGTTTGATTGGTGGTACAATCAAAGTTTTCAAGCCAAACCCTGAACTGCAGATGTTCGAATATTGTTCATTGGGGTTGTACGTTTTGGCTATTTGTGTGTTTCTCACTAATGTAAAAACTGGTATTGACTGTTCCGTCAGCCATAAGTGGGGGGAAGTTACCGAAAATCAAGGTTTGGCAGTTATTGCTTCCTCTAACATAATCTTATTGGTTATGTTTTCTGGTGTTATAATCCTACAAATTGGTCTATGGTACAGTAACTGGGATTTGCAAAAACggttgaagaaattttatgctgaagaagaaagggaaGCCGCCAACGCTGGTAAAAAGGCTGAGAAAGCTGAAAGtgtgaaaaagaatgaaaacaaaTCTAAAGGTGCtcagaaaaggaaaaacgCTAAAAAATAG
- a CDS encoding uncharacterized protein (similar to YDL211C), translating to MLLNVTSSQYVSMPQPRSLNEIDMSETFAGSSSTTDPIAASSTETGSSVTTKLLGSLESSIQDLSSTACSTTSLRNYTSNPQYLVNNCSSSVQSNITIDRGLLSSLKTFTSSIVPTIQPSTTKLTTPLFTTFASTSASETYSVFTSDSAVYVIYDQQYKITERSTTFNTHFPQTSVLKESNPPLTFTIPSDTITGDAKLYQYLSGALNTQDGSDTNSKRTGVIVGSTVGVVIGVVVVIFIGFVIIRNRRNVKNRSKKGFSHDIGKRVSCDEVKKGETLSNPFLNELNYKVTTNSENKRDSFENGRDLRRGSSSDGLYIAHPYYGMEDHEAGRFSYLSSYNGSTGSSIEETSSSASTITRPNIQQTNSFLREII from the coding sequence ATGCTACTAAATGTAACGTCTTCACAATACGTAAGCATGCCTCAACCCAGAAGtttgaatgaaattgaCATGTCAGAAACTTTCGCTGGCTCATCTTCAACTACAGACCCGATTGCTGCATCGTCGACCGAGACCGGATCCTCAGTTACAACAAAATTGCTTGGAAGTCTAGAAAGCTCGATTCAGGACCTATCATCAACCGCATGTAGTACGACTTCTTTGCGTAATTACACTTCAAATCCACAATATCTGGTTAACAAttgctcttcttctgtcCAAAGCAATATCACTATTGATAGAGGGCTGCTAAGTTCATTGAAGACTTTTACTTCTTCAATCGTACCAACCATACAGCCATCGACAACTAAACTGACGACACCACTATTTACAACATTTGCTTCAACCTCTGCATCGGAAACATACTCCGTATTTACCAGTGACAGCGCAGTTTATGTCATCTATGACCAACAATACAAAATTACAGAACGATCAACAACATTCAACACGCACTTTCCGCAAACGTCTGTACTTAAAGAATCAAATCCTCCGTTAACTTTTACCATTCCATCCGATACCATAACCGGAGACGCTAAACTTTATCAATATTTATCTGGTGCACTAAATACCCAAGACGGTTCAGATACCAACAGTAAAAGGACGGGTGTTATTGTCGGCTCTACGGTTGGAGTTGTCATCGGGGTCGTAGTTGTAATTTTTATCGGATTCGTAATTAttagaaatagaagaaacGTGAAAAATCGTAGCAAAAAGGGCTTTAGCCATGATATTGGCAAAAGAGTGAGTTGCGATGAGGTAAAAAAGGGAGAAACACTCTCAAACCCGTTCCTAAATGAACTTAATTATAAAGTAACAACCAATAGCGAGAATAAACGagattcttttgaaaatggtagAGATTTACGCAGAGGTAGTTCCTCAGATGGTTTATACATAGCACACCCTTATTATGGGATGGAAGATCATGAAGCCGGACGATTTTCATACTTGTCGTCATACAACGGATCTACCGGATCATCCATCGAGGAAACGAGTTCCAGTGCGTCTACTATCACTCGGCCAAATATTCAACAAACGAATAGCTTTTTGAGagaaattatttaa